The window TTCTTCACTAACCATCCCTTCAGGCAACTTCCAATCAAAGAAGTAAAGCAAACTCAACAGTCCTAATTCCACGGAAGCAAGCGCCATAGGCATTCCAGGACAACTCCTCCTACCAGAACCAAACGGCAACAGATCAAAGTGTTGTCCTCTGAAATCTACAGAACTGTTAGCAAACCGTTCAGGGATGAACTCTTCAGGATCGGTCCATCGCCTGGGGTCACGTCCTATGGCCCATACGTTGAGTTGGATTTGTGTTTTGGGAGGTATATCGTAGCCGTTGATCTTGACGTGAGACATTGTTTCTCTGGGGACTAATAATGGAGCTGCTGGGTGTAGCCTAAACGTTTCCTTGATTATGAGCTTTAGGTAACCAACTTTGTCAACGTCTTCTTCAGTGATCCTCTCCTTGTTGAGCCCTAGGGTGGTTCGGATCTCTTCTTGTGCCTTTCTCATCACTTTAGGGTTTCTAACGAGTTCTGTCATGGCCCATATCATGGTTATAGCTCCTGTATCTATCCCTGCAAGAAATATGTTCtgacaaaacacaaaaatacataaaaacacATATAAGCACAAGGTTTGGAAATCAAGTCAGTGTTTGcatttgtatgtgaatttttgttttggtaacgTGAAGGTCACGTAAAATCAGATGCAAACAAATGAAATGAATGATCAAGACCTATATAATTGTAGTATAGTGGTCTGGTCCTAGTAGTTGGTTTTAAAATCCATCTTACTGCTACCTACATGGAGACTGTATCTTTGTAATTaatactctctttgttttacaaaatatcattttgatatttttttcttgattcaCAAATGGTActataatttcaatgcaattttcatctattttaattttaatactaatCGAAAAATGCTtcaatcttataaataatttaatttatctcAAAACTACTGGTTAAACAAATgcatttattgaaaatataaatataattcaattattTCTTACTTTATGCGAATAtgtgaaaatgatattttttttatgagtgAGTATAATGTAACACTTAGCAAGATAGATTTGAGATTATTACCATGAGTACTCCCTTGATATTACTAATGTTGATCAGCTTGAAATAATCTTTCTTCCCTTGTTTCTCCATCATATCCAACAAGAGTGCAACAATATCCGCCGCAGAGTCAATAGCTTTCTTCCCTGCTGCTTCAGGCTTCAAATGGTCATCAATCACATGCTGGTAAAAGGCATCAAG of the Brassica oleracea var. oleracea cultivar TO1000 unplaced genomic scaffold, BOL UnpScaffold02408, whole genome shotgun sequence genome contains:
- the LOC106321677 gene encoding cytochrome P450 71B2-like produces the protein HHLSIKYGPVVLLHLGFVPTVVISSSEAAEEVLRTNDLGCCSRPKTVATGKLSYGFKDISFAQYGEYWREMRKLAVVELFSLKKVHSFKNIREEEVGFMVKKVSESSLKQSPVDLNKTFFSLTASIICRVALGQNFNESGFVIEQDRIEELVRDALVALGSFTCSDVFPGGLGRLLDWLFGGHKRINKVFEELDAFYQHVIDDHLKPEAAGKKAIDSAADIVALLLDMMEKQGKKDYFKLINISNIKGVLMNIFLAGIDTGAITMIWAMTELVRNPKVMRKAQEEIRTTLGLNKERITEEDVDKVGYLKLIIKETFRLHPAAPLLVPRETMSHVKINGYDIPPKTQIQLNVWAIGRDPRRWTDPEEFIPERFANSSVDFRGQHFDLLPFGSGRRSCPGMPMALASVELGLLSLLYFFDWKLPEGMVS